The DNA window AAGCCagtaaaaccagcagcagcagcagtcagctCAGTGGGTAGAGCCACCAGTCAGGCAGCGAGGCAGGCCTACGACCATCAGCCATGTCTGAATCATAATATGTGGCCTCTTTCACAACATGGGTGGGATTGGCTGTTGTTTTCTGAGGAATGTTTATGTAGCACCACAGAGCAGTGGGGAAATACTTATCTAATGTGAAACTGAGTTAATTAATTGGTTTGCCCTAGTGAAGGCAGCTGGTATTATCAGGCCCAAGACGTCTTATCAAATAAATAGGCCACAGAAGAATGACATTTTTCACTCCAAATGACGCAGGACCTCGCCGGCATCATCAGTCATATGATATGTCGAATTTTGACGACAATCCGCAGTCATGCTTTGGCAAAACATGTGagactcttaaaaaaaaaaaaaaaaaaaaaaaaagcaacaaaaaaaagcctgaaaagcagcagaaatgtgtgCATCCGTAGTTATTTTCGGATGAAGGCTAAACTGTAAAAAGGCAAACTTgaatttctctgtctctctctttctctagcTGACAGGAACCGAGTCAGAACTTTGGCTGGAGTTCAAGCTGACCTCGTTGCtctgcacacagtgcacatatttaccactagatggcaatgGAGACCATAACACAGGCTGAGAAGGATACTGTACAGCCTTGAGGGTCCTGTACAGTAAAGAGAGCCCTTGTGGAACAATTCACTGTGCTTTCGCTTTTCAGGCACCTCAGATGACGGTGCGGTCCAAAGTGGAGACTGGTCAAGAGTTTGAGTGAAATGAAAGCAGCCCCGGTGTTTATTAATATGTCATGTTCTGAGCCCACTGATTAAAATGACCACATTTTAGGTAAATAATAAAAGGTCAGAAATAACATCTGGTTTCCAAACATGATGTACAGCACACAtgatgcaataaataaataaacaacaacatcaacaacagatATCTGTAAACCAGCTGATGATGACAGCATGAATCCTTAGAGGTGAATAATGTGAAATATGTTAAACCAACTGTTGCTTACCAGCAGCTCTTGCGGTCTGATGGAGTTATCTGTATAGATGCAAAGCTTCTCTGCGGTTAATGGACGAGTCTCTTTCAATTTGGATGCAAGAAACATGCACACTGCTCCCAGCAGCTGCAGGTTACACTTTTTGGTGGGTACCACTGCTAAAAATCTGTCTAAGTAGTTCATGGCCAAGGGAAAAACTTCTTCTTCGCACTTTTGCTCCTCGCAAACCTGAATAAAGAGAGAGCAGACAATGCAGCAACGTTGAGCACTTGGAATCAGTAACCCACCATGCAGTCAACTGACTTATATTCCAGCACTTGAAATGTACATAAAACTTTTATGAGAGAACGAAACAAAAGTCTAATCACATAAAGAGCACATATAAATTCAATGACACACATAGTTGGGGCCCGGCCAAGAATTTGCGCCCAGCCCTAATCGGTTGCGACATCATGCATTAATTCGAAATAGATTATTTTACAAAGAATGAAATACGTCTCAAACACATACTGTCAATAGAGTCGCATTCCTGCAGTTCATTCACTAAGAAATGAATTCAAGTCACAATCAGCCGAGCCAAAAAAACACCCCGACAGCGCAGCACACggaaacacactttttttttttcattcgtcatattttcataaaataattaaaaatataaataaattatctgGACCGCTTTTCTTCACACCATAATGTTCAGGGGGGTCTTCCACATCAGACCCGACAATTCCTATCCGAATCTATAAGGggtaaatatgaataaaatgtcaaaattaaaaGCGAGTAGCAAGCGGCTGGTCTGGTGTGCGTCACCGTCGCTCCGATATATTCATttcaaaaattaattaaaaatctcCAGTACGTCGGATTCTGACAATaattacatgaaaataaagCCCAAAGCCTCGGGATTGTTTACAGTCAGGTGTTGGCCAGAAATATGCGATTTGGCGTCAAGAATTGAACATAATTCCAGAGGAAGGGATTGCGACGGGGGGAAGACAAGAAGAACAGATAAGGCCCTCGCCCCTTCCGACATTTAAAATAGATACCTAAAATGTTTGCAACTCTTGTCGTGGTCATATCTGTATTCGATGGACACCCAACACCCTCTTCTGTCAATGCCGATGGGTTTTAACCGCTGTTATTGCGTTTATGACACTGTAAATCCTCTTAAAAGCACAAGCGctcctgtaaaaaaacaacatggcGATGCAACAGCTCAAGGCAGCATTGCATTGGGGAGTGCATACGTGTGCATGGAAATATTCAGGCtatctaaaataataacattaaagaATCAACAGGCAGCTTACACGGACACCGTGTGATCCATATAAAAGAAATTCTCCGGTGTCACGGATATCTCAGATCGCGGTTTCATAAACGCAGTCTTCGCGACCGGActttaaaaaaatggtaataaatTGCAGAATACGACACGTTTGGTTAATACGAGGAATTAGCAGTCGGAAATGAGAGCTATGTGTCACATCTGCTGGTCAGAAACTGCAAACATCGCCCAGTAAAGCAGTAAAGAAACAAATCAGGAGGCTTTAAAGTCGAAGCACGGAAATATTGAGAGCACGGTGTATAGACTACCTCCAACATCCATGTAGCGACCATTCTCCTCATAAACGGCTGAATATCTTTCTGGACGCCTTTGAAATAGGAATATTGGGGTAGAAACCTCTCCTCTATAGTCAACAAGCTCTGCAGGACTCTGTCATCGCGCAGGAGGTTCGGATCCGGACGAGCACGAATGATGGTGTCCATTTCGAGGCAGAGCAGCTCCATGGTGCTGGTGCTTTCACTTAAGTAAAAAAGTAGGATTTCTCTCTCGGAAACGGGAAAGCGGCGTTGCAGAGCAAAAACGCAAAAATATGGCAGGGAAAGTCGTTTCGAGGCATAAAAAGCGAGACTGCAGGGACTCCGAAAGCGTAGTCCTGCCTCTCCTTGTTGAGAactttttcctctctccacaCAGTGCGCCTCTACTTTCATCCGCCTGGCTAGATCAAGCGCATTTCAAGCCTGCCCTGCATGCGCCACTGACGCAATTCATTTCATTACCTCTGTGTAGACCAGACGCAACATGCTGCAGTcctaccccccctcctccaccccccctttTCTGTTGTCCTGGCGTGCATGACAGCCCTCGGGAAActtgttacatttaaaaatttaaaaggcTGAAACTTTCGCAAAAGTAGATGCACAACATCGGGGCGAGGACTTTATTAATCTAAACTGCAGATTTCCCTGCGTTTTGTGACCTTTTTTAGGCAGAAATGAGCCAATTTGACGGATTGTTTGACTACATATGTTAGATATAGGTTCATGAGAGCGGGTTCCATTACTTCTCTACACTTTTATGGATGAATAATTTCATGTTTATGCCTGATGGGCTGATATTGTATGGTAATATGGTCtaaattaaatgttctgtttaCTGGAGTGTTACCATTGCGCGTATTTTTGGCATCAAAAAGCCTCAAACTAGTCAACTTCGCTTCCTAAACTGCCCCATGGTGAAATAAAACCGTATAAGGAATGAAAGAGAGACACTAAGCATTATTGATTTGTACACAAACTTGAATTTCTGGCTAGGGGACCTCAGCACAAGAACATGGTGCATGCAGATACCGTGGTGGCCACAAATACAGCATGCAGCAAagcacacccacgcacacacggacacacatgGTCTTAcgtgctactttttttttttatatatagcaGCCACAAACTGCTTGTGGTAAATGAGATAGCTTTCTAGGAAATTTGAAGCagtgttgaattttttttctcctccataaTCTTCTGTCAAAGATAACATAAAGATGAAACTCACTGGCTTTGATCAACTCagatattaataaataattcctGCTATAAACCACCACGTTTTTTAATTATTAGACTCCTGTTATCATTTACATGGAAAACAAGCAGGTGGAAACGAAGTAAGTCATTGagcagataattaaaaaaaaaaaaaaaaaaatgactggcaAATGATTTAGCCTCGCATACAGTCACAAAGAGAATCTGCATGGGTAAATATGTTAATCCCCGTCCCATTCTTAGCCAACTTCAAAGACTGAGGCTTGAATGAAACGAGCCATCAGTGCATCAGGGGAAGACTGGGGACTGTAAAGTCCTCAGCAGCTTTAGAGCTGTTAATTTCCATCCGAAGCTTGCTGGCTATATAGCAATGCTTGTGAGAAAAGTGGGGGAAATGtctctttaaagtttttttttttcccagtctaAGTTGTTTCCTCCTCCCCGTGTGTCTATTTGCATAGCCAATAGCTCCTCAGCGCTCGACCAAGCCTGTGCGATTGTTACTGGGCAGACTTCTTCTATACCTCCCCTCTCAttctttcctccttccactGCCGTAGTCATTTATCAGTCTCCCTCCTTAAAGGATGTTGCCGCTGCCCATACAGCCTACGCGACCGCGCGCATCACGACGTGCACGTCTGCAGTGGCACCTTTCATGTCCAGTGCATGCTAAACCTTTGCGGCGGAGTTTTGCATCAAAAAAAAcgaccaaacaaaaaaaaaaaaaaaaggaactatATCTTGATCAAGTCATATTGAGATCAATCCACCAACGTCGACGACAAGATTCAATGAAACTATTAAAACTTCGAacctaaaataagaaaaagaaatcgaaattctgttattttatgGTGAATGGTAGCTGCCCGCGAAAAGGCGTGTTTCCATGCAATTAACTGTTAGAACTAACAGTTTTTCAGTTCATTAAGGCAGCAAAGCGTGCATTTATCCTTCCTTGACTTTATATGGCCATATTTCTGCTTTGGCTAAAGTGAGAAAATAGATTTTGAAAGTAACAAAAAGCTGCATTGTTTCCAGTGAAATGCACTTCACAGAATGTAAAAAGAAGCCCAACTAATTGAAATGTGTCTAAAACAGTGTGCTGTGTTGGAGGGGCAGGTGCTCCAGATCCTCCAGACTCCCCAACAGCATCAGCTGCTCTCAGCTCACCAGGATGCGCAATTACGCATGTTACGCATGTCCCCAGCATTTCATCACAGGCTGGCGTAAGCAATGGCCGCCtttgctttgttaaaaaaaggtgacagaaagcaaaagaaacacgcacacaaaacatCTAAGAGGCTAGGTGTATTCAGGAACTTGTCAGCAACAGCC is part of the Mugil cephalus isolate CIBA_MC_2020 chromosome 10, CIBA_Mcephalus_1.1, whole genome shotgun sequence genome and encodes:
- the ccnd2a gene encoding G1/S-specific cyclin-D2a; amino-acid sequence: MKVEAHCVERGKSSQQGEAGLRFRSPCSLAFYASKRLSLPYFCVFALQRRFPVSEREILLFYLSESTSTMELLCLEMDTIIRARPDPNLLRDDRVLQSLLTIEERFLPQYSYFKGVQKDIQPFMRRMVATWMLEVCEEQKCEEEVFPLAMNYLDRFLAVVPTKKCNLQLLGAVCMFLASKLKETRPLTAEKLCIYTDNSIRPQELLEWELVVLGKLKWNLAAVTPNDFIEHIVRRLPLPEDKLALIRKHVQTFIALCATDFRFAMYPPSMIATGSVGAAICGLQLDSADQSQWGDSLTDLLAKITNTEVDVLKECQEQIERVLVSSLREGRQQQQQQQQTQRGPSGKGLDELDQSSTPTDVRDVNL